In Vanessa cardui chromosome 24, ilVanCard2.1, whole genome shotgun sequence, the genomic window TTTTTtgtttctagtatatataaatgacattcCTTTCtgtgttaaaggtatttgtgatatatatagtatagtttacTGActatacttcactgattttaaGGTCGATAGAAAATCTAACTATGACGATGGAAATGGTGCAGTTTGCAACGATTGGTTAAcagttaataatttagtttaacatGCTCAAAAAACGAAATGTGTAGACCCTACCCAAtattagaaagcaaaattataagtATGTCTTAAAACGTTGGCTGTCTTCATATAGCCGATACTACGATGTTTTAAGGAATAACATTGGATTCCAGGCTGCAGTGGAGTCCTTATTTATCAGCTCTAACAGGAAGTCAGCTCCGCAGCCTACGCGGTCAGAAAAgatagacaactaactgatattagATAACTAACATAGAAGAAGTTAGATAACTAACACACCGCTcgtttagtatattttggtcATTTTTACAGTTTTGTAGCATATGGCATaatactttggggtaacgctacAATAggcttttattttacaaaagtaagccaatttataatcttggagctagagtcTCTCTTCAGGatgttttttaacaaagtaaGAATACTCATTgttgcgtcacaatatatttacaacctaTTTTAGGTAAAAATGCACCTCAACAGACTTATGAATTCGTTTAATGACTTATCATTTAACGGCGATATTGACATctttcacaataatataaattattttgttaaagatTCCAAAGATCTCATAGTTCGATCTCATACCTTATAAGTAATatgtttgttttgtgtttttttttttaattttataattagcttttatgttttgtttcagTTATGTCTtcattcttaaatttaaaatataatttagttccaattttttattttatatattacataggtTAGTCtggtttctatttttgaacaacaatgttgtttacaccGATAAAGATATCACCTTGAATGTCacccatataaaatattattttgaagtgtTTAGTggtaagtcgatggtgtaacttatttacatagcataaaacaaagtcactttttctgtccctatgtccctttgtacgcttaaatctttaaaactacgcaacggatttggatgcggtttttttaatagatagagtgattcgagaggaaggtttttacatataatacatagataatatagttaagtaacactgataatgttaaagtttctaatatgatgtcgtaaatttttgaatttttttgcgCTTGcattgtaaacgctggctaAACCCTACTAggtagatcaaaataatgtactacagaattgtaaatctcaaaaatgtctacaaaaaattCCGCGATGGtattatatgtctatctcttaaagataacccacaataacctttttttttatcttttatttctaCGAGtaaaaatggtttattttcgaagcgattttaagcaatatagcattCATCTATATTCAATTaggtaccttaaataaattgtgcattcaataaagataaatacggccctttacagcatgtaatttaaatgaatattttcgaagatattacagtttcAAAAAGCAGGGACATAGCGTTTTGCGTTTCTTAAGGAGTGAAAACTGTGTATATTGTACCTACTTTTTGTCACTGCATAGTATGAGTGAGTAATTTAAAgagaataattttgtatatataatacgtgaacaatatagtagataaacactgataattttagaggtttctaatgtgatgtcgtaaaaagaCACATTTTTGCGCATATATTGCAAACGCTAGCTAAATACtatgagatagatcaaaatgcATTGTACACCTcgaaaatgtctacaaaaaattCGCGATGGTAtgtaacatttctttttttcatttattttttaccacaAATATTGGCTAATTTTCGTAGCACTTTGAATTTAGCAGCAATCGGACGGAGCTCTCTAGCGAGGGAAATAACAatacttcataaataaataaaaagataaagagacttcaaacaaaaatatgcactaaaatgtaataaaaataattgcgtattcaacatatattttttagagtcctgctaagtaaaataaaatgaaaaatattagactacttaaaattcgatCTACGATTATACCTAtactgtagttataattattgctatatttggagccggtgttaaCAACGGGTatgcgcctcaacaatcaaaagaaagaagctatacgagccccttgattgagccCCAGTATATTATCCTATAAAAGGTCATTTCAGGTTTTttctgcggtttttttaatagatattgtgattcaagaggaacgtttgtgtatattatatatgagtaaagaaacactgataattttagaagtttgcaatgtgatgtcgttaataaacaaattctgtagtatcagtattgcacccgtgcgataGGTGCAGGTCgctagtttacaataaataaataaataaaaatattatgtacattcaTAGTaatattgatcactttgataaaatctgtgaAGACATTGTGCGCGCATAATACTTAgctagaattaattaaaatttcatgatttttatttgcCGGTGAGCTTATGGTTAGACCAAAGGTATGAAGTTACATGGGAGAAAACTAAAAGACtattaatattcaaagaaacattctttttatttatagagtaGGATTACAATTCTGTTAACAGATACTTCAGTTGCCCCAAATTTCAATTGCAAAGTTCGATCCGTACGGATAATATGATTTCATCTTTATTGTGACATGCTTGAACCCGACTCCACCATCGGTGATCCAGGCAGTGGCGAGCGGTGTCTTATCGACTTCAGTGACAAAGACAGCAGATATCTCATTAGTGTTGATACCGTTGAATGTGAAATCGTTAGTAAAGACTCTATCCTGAAAAGTGACCTGGAAACTGGCTCTGAAAACGATGTAAACCGttactattttcttttatttataattatataagaaataagaaactagctgtgcccgcgaccttgtatgcctttgaatataacaaaaaaatcagttatctgccagtgaaagtctcgtcaaaatcggtcctgcctttccagagattagccggaacaaacagacagacagacagactgacaattaaatatgcattgagtaaaaagggctattttaatattacaaactgacactccaattttactatATGCATAGATACAATATGAATTGTTTGACTTCTGTTCCAGAAATAGTTGGAAAATTTACGACATTCAGCAAACAATCAGGTAGCCAATAAGGGTTAATTTAGTGTGTTATCATTGAGAGAGCCCTTATCTGGCCGCCTCGTTGCTCTACTTAGTTCGATTGCTAGTTTGTTAGGTCATGAGGCCCAcggttctaaattcaaatcccAACTCGAATCATCACAAGGTACTTACattaaccccccccccccccttagcAAAATAACCCTAAACCTAgtactgaatataatatttcaattatttgaaaataattagagAATACTATTATTCTCTAATTATTACATACTTATGCAAAAGTCTGTCTCCTGGTCGAATGGCACCAACACTTATATCCTGACTGGAGACATCAGGCACCACTGCCGCGTTGCAGGCCAAGACCAAGGCCAGTAAAAATAGAGGGAGTAGGTACTTCATCTGAAAACGGAGaccgaaattaaaattattctcttTCA contains:
- the LOC124539999 gene encoding probable salivary secreted peptide; its protein translation is MGHLMMKYLLPLFLLALVLACNAAVVPDVSSQDISVGAIRPGDRLLHKASFQVTFQDRVFTNDFTFNGINTNEISAVFVTEVDKTPLATAWITDGGVGFKHVTIKMKSYYPYGSNFAIEIWGN